The Streptococcus iniae genome contains the following window.
CTACCACTCTGATAAGCCCAACTAAATGCCTCTTTTCATAGGCGCCATAGATAGCTAAAGAATGCTCGTAAGCTTTAGCTAAACGATCAGGTTTTCGAGTGTAATTGGTCCAATTGGCATCATGGTAAAGTGCTAGCATTTCGGGGCTTAAGTGATGTGGACATTTTTTTAGCAGTAAATCCAAGAAGAGAACCTCCCATATGTTTTGCTATTATTCTACCATTTTTTTCGAATAATAAAGTAGGAGGATAGAAAATGTATAATAAAGTCGTAATGATTGGCCGCTTGGTTGCAGAACCAGAATTAATAAAAACAGCAAAGGATAAGTCTATTTGTCGTGTTTCACTAGCAGTCAATAGGCGTTACAAAAATGCTGATGGTGAAAAACAGGTGGATTTTGTCCCAATGATACTTTGGGGGAAATTAGCTGAGACACTCGTTTCTTATGGCAGCAAGGGAAGTTTGATGTCGATTGATGGTGAATTGCGTACAAGACGCTATGAAAAAGAGGGCAAATCTCATTTTATGATGGAGATTTTGTGTCAATCTTTTCAGTTATTAGAAAGTCGGGCACAAAGAGCCATGCGGGAAAACAATGCTGACAATGAGTTAGCAGACCTCATTTTAGATGAGGAAGAATTACCTTTTTAAAAAATAAATTTTTTAACCATTGATTGCTTTATAAATGGCCTTAAATCAGTCTTTTTGAGAAAGATTCATTGTCAGAAAATTGCCAAAAAACAAAAAATAAGAGAATTTTCCAAGAAGAAAGGCTTGACACCCTCATTGAAATACATTATAATTTAAAAAAATTAAATCAAAAGGAATTGGAGGTGCTGGCATGATACTGGTAAGCACAGCTCAAAACTTGAATAAGCGTTATTACTTTAGCTTCTTTAGATAGTGTTTGTAGTCATGGCAATCATGGATACAAACACGTTGAACGTTAAGTTTGTATCTATGAGGCTAAGGACTTTTTGAGTTGTTTGTCCACATAGATAGTAAGAATATCTAAGTGGACGCCATACAGCACCTTTTTATTAGTGTAGTGTATTTGTGTAAGACCATTTAGATAGATTCTAAATGGTCTTATTTTTGTGTTTGAAAAGAAAAGAGGAAAAGTGATGAAAAAGAAACGTCTGATGTTAGCAGTATTAACAGCCTTTATGGTGCTACCTTTGGTAGCTTGTCGTAAAGAAGGAGTCGCTGATAACAGCAAGGTCTCTATTGGGATTATGCAATATGCAGAACACCCAGCTCTAGACAGTGCTCGTGAGGGCTTTATGGAAGCCTTAGCAGAAGGAGGCTACAAAGAAGGAAAGAACTTAAAAGTCACTCTCAAAAATGCCCAAGGAGAACAATCTAACCTCCAAACCATGGTAGAACAATTAGCCGGGAAAAATAATCTTAATTTTGCCATTGCAACGCCAGCAGCGCAAGCCCTGTTAAACACGGATCCGGAGACGCCAGCAGTTTTTACAGCAGTCACTGATCCTCTTGCGGCAGGCTTGGCTAATTCTTTCCGTAAACCAGGAAAGAACATGACAGGTTCTATTGATGCAACAGAAGTTTCAGATCAAATTGACCTCCTCATCAAGGTAGTGCCAAAGGCTAAGAGGGTCGGCATTTTTTACAACTCCAGTGAAGTCAACTCTGAAGTGCAAGCTAAGGCAGCGCGTAAAGTCCTTGAGAAAAAAGGAATGAAAGTCGTTGAAAAAACAGTAACAACAAGTAATGATGTGCAACAAGTAATGACCAGTCTAGCTAGTCAAGTTGACGCGGTTTACTTGCCAACAGACAACACCGTAGCCTCAACAGCAACAACCATTGGTCAAGTTCTAAAAGATGCCAAAGTCCCAGCTCTAGGCAGTGATGAAGCTTACCTGCAAGCAACCTTATTAACATCAGGAGTGGATTTCAAGGCTATTGGAAAATCAGCCGGCAAACAGGCCCTAGCCATTCTCAAAGGGGAAAAAGCAAGCGACCTGGCTATTGTGAAACCCCAAAAACCACTTATTGCAATCAATGAAGATATGGCTAAAAGCCTTGGCAGGAATGTAGCTGAGCTAAAAGCCCTCGTGAAATAGACGGAGAAAACAAATGAAAAAAGTAGCCTATGTAATGACCATCGCCCTAACCAGTTTGACACTAATAGCTTGTCGAGCACAGGAAGAATCAAAAGCGCCAAAAGACAATGTCACCGTAGGCATTTTGCAGTACATGGAACATGATTCCTTGAGCGCAGCCCGTAAGGGATTTGAAGAAGAATTAGCAGCAGAAGGGTATAAAGAAGGGAAAAACCTCAAACTAAACTACCAGAATGCCCAAGGAGACCAAGGCAACCTTCAAACCATTTCTGAAAAGTTGGTTAAGGACAGCGACCTGATTTTAGCCATTGCAACACCATCAGCACAGGCCTTGGCCACTGTTTCAACACAGACACCGGTGGTCTTTACAGCTGTTACAGATCCTTTGTCAGCTAAGCTTGTCGAAAGCCTTAAAAAGCCAGGTGGCCTCTTAACAGGAACAAGTGACCAGGCACCTATTGATAAGCAGGTTGCTCTCTTAGGACAGGCATTGCCAAAAGCTAAAGAAATTGGCATTTTGTACACAAGCAGTGAACGCAATTCAGAAGTCCAAGTAAAAGAAGCTGAAAAAGAACTCAAAGCAGCTGGCTATAAAGTCACCAAAAAAGGCATTTCAAGCTCTAACGATGTTCAAGATGCAGCAACAAGCCTTATGCAAACAGCAGATGCTCTTTTTGTCCCAACAGACAATACCATTGCATCAACCATGACCATGCTTGGTCAGCTTTCTCTTGAGCACAAGGTGCCAATCATTGGTGGTTCAACAGATATGGTTGACCAAGGCGGCCTCTTAACTTATGGAACTAATTATAAAGCTTTAGGCAAACAAGTTGGTAAACAAGCTGTGCAAATCTTAAAAGGCAAATCACCAGCAAAAATTCCTGTTGAAAAACCAGCAAATGTTCAAGTACATGTCAACGTCAAACAAGCTAAAGCCTTGGGGATTGACGTATCAGGCTTATCAGAGAAAAAATAAGGAGATCTCATGACACTCATTCTATCAAGCTTATCACAGGGCCTACTTTGGTCAGTTATGGCCATTGGGGTTTACATCACCTTTAGGATATTGGATATAGCTGATTTGACAGCAGAAGGGTCTTACCCTCTTGGCGCAGCCATTTGTGCTACAGGAATTGTATCAGGCGTAAATCCGCTTCTTGCCACGCTAATGGCCTTTGGTGGAGGCTTGCTTGCAGGTTTAATCTCTGGTTTCATCCATACCAAACTTAAAATTCCCGCTCTCTTAACAGGGATTGTCACACTGACTGGACTGTACTCTATTAATTTAAAAGTACTGGGTAAGGCTAACGTGGCTCTCTTAGGGCAAAAGACCTTAGTCACACAACTTTACGACCTAGGCTTCACAAAACTGGCTGCCGTCATTATCTTGGGTGTGCTTGTCACCTTAATTGTGATTCTTTTACTCACTCTCTTAATGAAGACGCAAATTGGTTTAGCTCTGCGATCTACCGGAGATAATATCCCTATGAGTGCTTCTAACGGTATTGACACCGACAAAATGAAGATTTTGGGCTACATGATTTCAAATGGCTTGATTGCGCTTTGTGGGGCGCTTCTTAGTCAAAATAATGGCTATGCTGATTTGAACTCTGGTGTTGGAACAATTGTTATTGGTCTTGCTTCAATCATCATTGCTGAAGTGGTTATCCCTAACCTATCAATTGGTTGGCGCTTGTTATCCATTGTGCTTGGATCCATCATTTACAGACTGATTATCTTAGCAATTTTATCTATTCCAGGGATGGATGCTGACTTGGTTAAACTCTTCTCAGCTATTCTACTTGCGACAGTTCTCTTTGTTCCAGAACTACAGAAAAAGTTAAACATTCACAAGCCCAAATTAGAATAGGAGTTATTATGTCACCATTATTAGCATTACAAGAGATTCATAAAGTTTTTGAAGCAGGAACTGTCAATGAGAACCATGTCCTTAGAGGGCTCTCTTTAGACGTGGAAGAAGGAGACTTCATCTCAATTATCGGAGGAAACGGCGCCGGCAAATCAACCTTGATGAACACACTAGCAGGCACACTAAGCATCGATTCAGGCGACATCTTACTGGAAGGAAAGTCCATTAAAAACCTCTCTGCCAACAAACGAGCTCGTGACATTAGCCGTGTTTTTCAAGATCCCAAAATGGGAACAGCTTCGCGCTTAAGCATTGAAGAAAACATGGCCATTGCTTACCGTCGTGGAAAAAAACGTGGACTTGGCTGGGGCGTTAAAGAAGAGGACCGCAAAGTATTTCAAGAGTCACTGAAAGAATTAGGATTGCATTTAGAGAATCGCCTCAAGGTTGATACTCAGTTCCTATCAGGTGGACAACGGCAAGCTTTGACGCTGCTTATGGCTTCGCTAGAAAAACCAAAGGTCTTGTTGCTTGACGAACACACAGCAGCCTTAGATCCCAAAACCAGTGATATGGTCATGCAATTAACAGATAAAATAGTTAAGAATCACCAGCTGACAACTCTTATGATCACACATAACATGGAAAATGCAATTGCATATGGTAATAGACTTGTGATGTTACACCATGGCAAAATTGTGGTAGATGTTAAAGGCAAAGCAAAAGAAAACCTTACTGTCGCTCAACTCATGGAGCTTTTCCACCAAAACAGTGGTCATGAACTGACAGATGATGCTCTTGTTTTAGGGTAATCAAAAAGCCGACTCTAAGGGTCGACTTTTCAAAACAGACGTCTTTGGCGATCTGTTTTTTTATGATTTGAGACCTAATGCGCGTAATTTGGCATCAACCAGTTCTAAAACCGTTTTTAAATCATCAGGATTTTGAACGAAGTCCAATTGGTCGCCATCAATCTTCATCTTAGGAGAGACATCATAGCTATCATACCAACCTGGGTATTCATCGTGAACTTGGCTGTAGTAAGCCTCTAAGTCAGGATTATCATCCGTCTGTTCAAAGTCACGGCCACGTTTTTGGATACGCTCTAACATCTTGTCAAAAGACACATCAATATAGATGAGCAAGTCAGGGCTTTTCTTAGGCATGCCATCTAGTTCTTCTAACATATTAGCTAAAAGTTCTTTGTAGATATCGAGTTCTGTCTCAGACACATTACCATTTTTGTAGTTAATGGTCAAAAAGAGCTCGTCTTCAAAGATAGAACGGTCAAGGATATTATTGTCGGCTTTATAGGCCTCTTTAATGGACTTAAACCGTTTGTTTAAAAAGAAAATTTGCAATAAAAAGGCATATTTCTTAGGGTCTTGGTAGTAAAGGTCTAACACAGGGTTATTGTCTACAGCTTCGTAGAAAACTTCTGTTCCCAAATGCTCCCCAAGAGCAGCAGCAAGAGAGCTTTTACCAGCTCCAATTGTTCCGGCTAATACAATCAACATGATTCTCCTTCAGACTTCTAACGAACTTGGTCAAAAATAGCTTCAACTTCAGCCAAGGTATCGGCGCGTGAAACAGCACTACGGACTTTAGCAGCACCAGCAGTCCCACGAAGGTAGTGAGGAGCCAAGCCACGGAATTCACGAACAGCAATAGTCTCACCTTTAAGGGCAATCAACCGTCGCAAGTGATCCTCTGCGATGTCTAGTTTCTTAGCAAATGGTAAATCTGGTAATTCTTGGCCAGTTTCAAAGAAGTGGTTAATTTGGGTGAAAAGATAAGGATTGTTCATAGCTGCGCGACCAATCATAACGGCATCAACGCCAACTTCTTCAATCATGTATTTAGCATCTTGAACATTACGCACATCTCCGTTACCAATAAAAGGAATCTTTGTAATGGCATTTGAAACACGGGCCAAAGTTTCATGGTCACAAGTTCCTGTATACATTTGCTCACGAGTACGACCGTGCATGGCTAAGGCAGACACCCCAGCAGCTTCAGCAGCAAGGGCATTTTCAACAGCTAGTGAGCTATCAGCCCAACCCGTGCGCATTTTGACAGTCAGAGGAATGTCAAGTACTGAGGTCACTTCTGAAACAATGTGGTAGATTTTATCAGGATCACGCAACCATTTTGCACCAGCTTCGTTTTTGACCACCTTGTTAACAGGACAGCCCATATTGATGTCAACGATATCTGCTTTGGTGTTTGTTTGAATGAAGTCTGCAGCCCGCTTTAGGCCTTCAGCATCCCCACCAAAAAGCTGGATAGACATTGGGTGCTCTGTTTCGTCAATATGCAACATGTGCAAGGTTTTTTCGTTATTGTAAAGGAGTCCTTTTTCAGAAATCATCTCCATTACAACCAAACCAGCGCCAAATTCCTTAGCGATGGTTCTAAAAGCTGAGTTTGTTACCCCAGCCATAGGAGCTAAAACAGTGCGGTGTGGGATTTCAACAGTCCCAATCATAAAAGATGAATTAAGCTTTGTCATTGATAATCCCTCTCAAATCATTCTCATTAAAGGTATAGGTTGTCTGACAGAATTGGCAGACAATTTCAGCGCCATGGTCTTCTTGAATCATCTCTTCAAGATCACTGGTTGGCAGGGTCATAAGGGCTGATTCAAAACGCTCTTTACTGCAGTCGCATTGGAAACTTAAGGGCTCTTCTGATAGGCGTTTATAAGGCTCATCGCCATAAATAGCTGAAAGAAGAGCTTCAATATGGTCTTCTGACTCCAGCAAACTTGCAATAGAAGGCATTTCTTGCAGGCGTTTTTCATAACGGGCAATTTCTTCCTCAGAAGCACCAGGCAAGACTTGCACCATAAAACCACCAGCCACCTTAACCTGGTCCTTGTCATCTAAAAGAACATTAAGACCAACAGCAGATGGTGTTTGCTCTGATTCCGTTAAATAATAAGCAAAGTCTTCGCCAATCTCTCCTGAAATCAATGGAGTTGTTGAGGTGTAGGGATTACCTGTTCCGTAATCAATGATCGTGACAAAATGGCCATTTCCCATAAAGGGGCCAACAACTACTTCGCCAGTCGCTGTTTTTTTGATATCAACACCAGTATTTTGAATGTAACCTTTGACATGACCTTTAGTGTCAGCCACAGAAATGACATGACCAAAAGAAGAGTCCCCGATGACCTTTACTGTGATTTTGCTGTCACCTTTTTGGTTGGCTGCCATGATTTGGTTGGCAATCAAGGTACGGCCAAGGGCTACGGTAGATGATGATAGGGTCTTGTGTTTTTCTTGAGCAGTCTTAACAGTCTCAGTGCTGTCAAGAACAAAGGCTCTAAAAGAGCCAGATGCTGCTAACGATTTAATAATTTTATCCATAGCTATTATTATAGCATAAAGCTCCGATGCTTGTATTGCCTGTGGTCTGTATTTGTCGAGATCATTTTACGACGCCATAGGGAAACCCTTACAATTAATTTTTCCCAAAATTTACAAAAAGAAATGAAAAAAATGGGAAAAAACAGGAATCAAAATACTATTTTAATTTTTCAACAAATGATAAACTTTAAAAAGTTGTTCATTATATTGTATACAATTTAAATCATCGACTTAGTGAATCTTGCTAGCCTTGATTCTTTTAAGCAAGATGTGTCCTTGAAGTGTTTCAGAATAATGAGGTCAGACTAGAATTAAAAAGAGAGACAACTACAGTAGTTATGGAGAGAGACATGCTAAAACAAAAACACCAATATCAGGAATCGTCACGCCAAACTCGGGTAAAAATGCATAAATCTGGGAAAAATTGGGTGCGCACGGTTGTGTCAAATATAGGCTTATTGCGTTTCTTTAAGGGGCTTGCAACACAAGACATTAAGGTTCAAGCGCTAGAAGATGATATCCAAAAACATTCCCATGCTGTCAGCCTGCTAAGAGGGATAGCAGCCACCGGTGCCATGCTTGGTGGGTCATTGGTCTTAGCAGACCATGTTATGGCTGAAGAAGTCACAGGAGCTACAGAGCAGCCCCTAACCATGACTGATACTGTTACAATGGATACGGTTACTGTCACAGAAACAAGCCCAAGCACTACAGAAACAGTCAAAGACAATCAAGAAAGGAGCTCCTTATCAAGCTCAGAGAGCCAGTCACAATCCCTGTCTAACAGCGAAAGTGCCTCAGCCTCACAAGTAGCCCTAGCCTCAGAAACAGCCACACCATCCCTCCTTCAACCAAGAGCCATGGTTTCAGCAGCAACCCAAGGATCTTTTGAACCAGTTCCACTTGCATTAGCAGCAGAAGCAGAAACAGAAACTCCTAGCGCAATAGCGACAACAGGAAAAGATGTGACTGCTAACATATCAAATCCTATGGTTACTTTTAGCGATTCTAATCTTATTGAGATGGATAAGGGCGGGTATGTTAGTACGAAGTTGAATTTTTCTATTCAGGATATCTCGCCAGGAGATTTTATATCAGTTTCGCTTTCTAACACTTTAGATGGACATGGAATTAGTCTTAATGAAATAGAATTTCCTATTTTAAATGAAAATAATGAATTAATAGCTGTAGGGAAATATGACGATAGTACTCATAACATTAAATATATTTTTACGGATATAGTTCAGCCACATTCAAATATCAAAGCTTCGGCTGAGTTAAGTTTATTTATAGACGATCAGACAATTCCTAATACAACTTCAAATGTTAAAATTTCTTTAACTTTAGGGAATCAGATATTTGAAAAAGTCGTTGATGTTAAATATGAAATACCCTTACAACATGGGAATTATAATGTTGATTCAAGAATTATAAAAGCTAATTTTACCGATTTTTCATTTAAATATGTTACGCAAATAAATCCATTAGGAAAATTGATTTCAACTTCAAATTTTTCTCCGTTAGTAAGTGTAATTCAAAATGCTGATCAGGATAGTCATATAGATTTATCGAAAGTTAATTATAAAATTTATAAATTAATAGGTTCAGATTTACTATCCGAAAGTATGAATGAAGATTATTTGAATACTAATAAGTTTGAAGATGTTACTCAAAATTTTAGAAGCGAATTTAATTCGGAAGCCAATGCAAGAGTTATTTACTGGGACAAATCATATATTCAAGAAAAATTTATTATTGTTGTTGAGGGTTCAGCTGAAAAAGATAGTAAAACTTTAAGTGTATCAACAACAATAGAACCTCTAAACAGTTATTATCAAGAGGGAGTTAAGTATGCTGCAGGAGTTAGATTGTACGGTAGCTCGGGTGAAGGAGTAGTTGATTATAATTCCCAATCGCAAAGTCTATCAAACTCAGAGTCGGCTTCAACTTCAATAAGAGAAAGCCAATCACTTTCAGAGTCAGTTTTAACATCAGCTAGTCAAAGTAGCTCAATGAGTGAGAGCATGTCAACTTCAGAGTCGTTTTCAACCTCACGAAGTGAGAGTGCTTCAGCCAGTGAGTCTATGTCGACTTCAGAATCTGCATCAACGTCGCAAAGTGAAAGTGCTTCAAGCAGTGAGTCCATGTCGACGTCAGAATCGGTCTCAACGTCGCAAAGTGAAAGTGCTTCATTAAGTGAGTCTATGTCAACATCGGAGTCAGTCTCAACGTCGCAAAGTGAAAGTGCTTCAGC
Protein-coding sequences here:
- a CDS encoding single-stranded DNA-binding protein, which gives rise to MYNKVVMIGRLVAEPELIKTAKDKSICRVSLAVNRRYKNADGEKQVDFVPMILWGKLAETLVSYGSKGSLMSIDGELRTRRYEKEGKSHFMMEILCQSFQLLESRAQRAMRENNADNELADLILDEEELPF
- a CDS encoding ABC transporter substrate-binding protein, whose amino-acid sequence is MKKKRLMLAVLTAFMVLPLVACRKEGVADNSKVSIGIMQYAEHPALDSAREGFMEALAEGGYKEGKNLKVTLKNAQGEQSNLQTMVEQLAGKNNLNFAIATPAAQALLNTDPETPAVFTAVTDPLAAGLANSFRKPGKNMTGSIDATEVSDQIDLLIKVVPKAKRVGIFYNSSEVNSEVQAKAARKVLEKKGMKVVEKTVTTSNDVQQVMTSLASQVDAVYLPTDNTVASTATTIGQVLKDAKVPALGSDEAYLQATLLTSGVDFKAIGKSAGKQALAILKGEKASDLAIVKPQKPLIAINEDMAKSLGRNVAELKALVK
- a CDS encoding ABC transporter substrate-binding protein, which produces MKKVAYVMTIALTSLTLIACRAQEESKAPKDNVTVGILQYMEHDSLSAARKGFEEELAAEGYKEGKNLKLNYQNAQGDQGNLQTISEKLVKDSDLILAIATPSAQALATVSTQTPVVFTAVTDPLSAKLVESLKKPGGLLTGTSDQAPIDKQVALLGQALPKAKEIGILYTSSERNSEVQVKEAEKELKAAGYKVTKKGISSSNDVQDAATSLMQTADALFVPTDNTIASTMTMLGQLSLEHKVPIIGGSTDMVDQGGLLTYGTNYKALGKQVGKQAVQILKGKSPAKIPVEKPANVQVHVNVKQAKALGIDVSGLSEKK
- a CDS encoding ABC transporter permease, which produces MTLILSSLSQGLLWSVMAIGVYITFRILDIADLTAEGSYPLGAAICATGIVSGVNPLLATLMAFGGGLLAGLISGFIHTKLKIPALLTGIVTLTGLYSINLKVLGKANVALLGQKTLVTQLYDLGFTKLAAVIILGVLVTLIVILLLTLLMKTQIGLALRSTGDNIPMSASNGIDTDKMKILGYMISNGLIALCGALLSQNNGYADLNSGVGTIVIGLASIIIAEVVIPNLSIGWRLLSIVLGSIIYRLIILAILSIPGMDADLVKLFSAILLATVLFVPELQKKLNIHKPKLE
- a CDS encoding ABC transporter ATP-binding protein, whose protein sequence is MSPLLALQEIHKVFEAGTVNENHVLRGLSLDVEEGDFISIIGGNGAGKSTLMNTLAGTLSIDSGDILLEGKSIKNLSANKRARDISRVFQDPKMGTASRLSIEENMAIAYRRGKKRGLGWGVKEEDRKVFQESLKELGLHLENRLKVDTQFLSGGQRQALTLLMASLEKPKVLLLDEHTAALDPKTSDMVMQLTDKIVKNHQLTTLMITHNMENAIAYGNRLVMLHHGKIVVDVKGKAKENLTVAQLMELFHQNSGHELTDDALVLG
- a CDS encoding deoxynucleoside kinase — translated: MLIVLAGTIGAGKSSLAAALGEHLGTEVFYEAVDNNPVLDLYYQDPKKYAFLLQIFFLNKRFKSIKEAYKADNNILDRSIFEDELFLTINYKNGNVSETELDIYKELLANMLEELDGMPKKSPDLLIYIDVSFDKMLERIQKRGRDFEQTDDNPDLEAYYSQVHDEYPGWYDSYDVSPKMKIDGDQLDFVQNPDDLKTVLELVDAKLRALGLKS
- the dusB gene encoding tRNA dihydrouridine synthase DusB; amino-acid sequence: MTKLNSSFMIGTVEIPHRTVLAPMAGVTNSAFRTIAKEFGAGLVVMEMISEKGLLYNNEKTLHMLHIDETEHPMSIQLFGGDAEGLKRAADFIQTNTKADIVDINMGCPVNKVVKNEAGAKWLRDPDKIYHIVSEVTSVLDIPLTVKMRTGWADSSLAVENALAAEAAGVSALAMHGRTREQMYTGTCDHETLARVSNAITKIPFIGNGDVRNVQDAKYMIEEVGVDAVMIGRAAMNNPYLFTQINHFFETGQELPDLPFAKKLDIAEDHLRRLIALKGETIAVREFRGLAPHYLRGTAGAAKVRSAVSRADTLAEVEAIFDQVR
- the hslO gene encoding Hsp33 family molecular chaperone HslO translates to MDKIIKSLAASGSFRAFVLDSTETVKTAQEKHKTLSSSTVALGRTLIANQIMAANQKGDSKITVKVIGDSSFGHVISVADTKGHVKGYIQNTGVDIKKTATGEVVVGPFMGNGHFVTIIDYGTGNPYTSTTPLISGEIGEDFAYYLTESEQTPSAVGLNVLLDDKDQVKVAGGFMVQVLPGASEEEIARYEKRLQEMPSIASLLESEDHIEALLSAIYGDEPYKRLSEEPLSFQCDCSKERFESALMTLPTSDLEEMIQEDHGAEIVCQFCQTTYTFNENDLRGIINDKA
- a CDS encoding accessory Sec-dependent serine-rich glycoprotein adhesin, whose protein sequence is MLKQKHQYQESSRQTRVKMHKSGKNWVRTVVSNIGLLRFFKGLATQDIKVQALEDDIQKHSHAVSLLRGIAATGAMLGGSLVLADHVMAEEVTGATEQPLTMTDTVTMDTVTVTETSPSTTETVKDNQERSSLSSSESQSQSLSNSESASASQVALASETATPSLLQPRAMVSAATQGSFEPVPLALAAEAETETPSAIATTGKDVTANISNPMVTFSDSNLIEMDKGGYVSTKLNFSIQDISPGDFISVSLSNTLDGHGISLNEIEFPILNENNELIAVGKYDDSTHNIKYIFTDIVQPHSNIKASAELSLFIDDQTIPNTTSNVKISLTLGNQIFEKVVDVKYEIPLQHGNYNVDSRIIKANFTDFSFKYVTQINPLGKLISTSNFSPLVSVIQNADQDSHIDLSKVNYKIYKLIGSDLLSESMNEDYLNTNKFEDVTQNFRSEFNSEANARVIYWDKSYIQEKFIIVVEGSAEKDSKTLSVSTTIEPLNSYYQEGVKYAAGVRLYGSSGEGVVDYNSQSQSLSNSESASTSIRESQSLSESVLTSASQSSSMSESMSTSESFSTSRSESASASESMSTSESASTSQSESASSSESMSTSESVSTSQSESASLSESMSTSESVSTSQSESASASESMSTSESISASQSESSSLSESMSISESVSTSQSESASSSESMSTSESVSTSQSESASMSESMSTSESISTSQSESASMSESMSTSESTSTSQSESASMSESMSISESFSTSQSESASASESMSASESVSTSQSESSSLSESMSTSESVSTSQSESSSMSESMSASESVSTSQSESASASESLSASESVSTSQSESASSSESVSTSESASTSQSESSSLSESLSTSESVSTSQSESASTSESQSKSESVSSSQSESGSLTESQSSSESTSVSNSTKVFNSHSLLSSSSTSLSESMSTSESVSSSQSESGSASESLSTSESVSISQSESASMSESMSTSESASTSQSESASNSESLSTSESISTSQSESTSLSESMSTSESVSTSQSESASTSESMSMSESVSTSQSESASMSESMSTSESISTSQSESASMSESMSTSESVSTSQSESASTSESLSTSESVSTSQSESASSSESMSVSESISTSQSESSSLSESTSPSESTSMSSSNSDSTSQKPMHSETAKKAALPHTGDNASLANLVGVGALLGGALLTKKKKGKA